From the Candidatus Obscuribacterales bacterium genome, the window CACCAACCTCTCTAGCCGATCATGACATGAAGACCACCGCCCTACAAGCTCGATGCCATTCCTAGGGGTAGCCTCAGCTATGGATTAGCCTGAGCATAGTCTAAAATGCCACGGGCGATCGCATGGGCAATCAGTTCGCGAAACTCTGGATTTGCTAACAGTGCCGCATCTTCTGACCCTGTGACAAATCCCATTTCCACGAGCGCCGAGGGCATGGATGTGTTGACCAACACATAAAACCGCGCCGACTTAGCACCGCGATCGCGCATACTGGTTGCTTGCACCAGGCTGCGTTGAATGGCTTCGGCCACCTGGCGATCGCTAGAGGAATAGTAGTAGGTTTCTACACCATTCACGTCTGGGCGACTCATGCTAATGGCATTAGCATGAAGGCTAATAAACATATCAGCCCCATAACGCTCGGCAGTTTGCACCCTGGGAGCTAGATCGAGGGTGCGATCATCTTGTCGGGTGAGCACCACCTGAGCCCCCTGCTGTTCGAGCAAGGCGGCGACCCGTTGGGCAACGGGAAAGACTATATCTTTTTCCCGCAGACCGCTAATCCCCACAGCTCCGGGATCAGAGCCACCGTGACCGGGATCAATCACAATCAGCGGACGTAGGTGGGCCACATTGGGCAGGGTGATGTCGGCAATTCGGGCAGCGATCGCCTCGGAGGTGATGGGCGTTGACGTAGATGTCCCTCCCAGCGGTACCGCCAATCGTTGGCCATCCAGTTGGCGAATAGTGCCAACCTGCACTCTGGCCACCAATTCAAGCTGCACCACAACCGTGGTGGCGTCAGCTTGCTCCACCCGCATCGATACGAGACCCGGATGGTCTGTGAGGTCGGGCAGCATCACCTGCGGGGCCAGTTGGGTATTCGACAGTTCAATCCGATGGCTGGTAACCCGCTGTTGCCAACCGCTATTCACCTGCCCCACAGCCCGATCGGTGCGAAGAATCAGTTGACTACCATCCTCTGACAGCTCAATGGCTTGCAGGGTGGCGATCTGGGAGGAAAATAAACCTTGGCTGATTTGATGGGGCTGAGAGGTGACCGGTGAGCCGGATGCGGCATCGAGATGGGTGGACAAGTCCGATGCGGTTGCTAAGGTCGGCAGAGCCATCAACGCCCCGCAACAGCCTAGCCACACTGATAAAAAGCGATAGGTCTTCAAGCAAACTCTCCTGGTGTGTAAGGAGACAGGCAGCGATCGCACCACTCACCTGTCTAAAGCTTTCCATGATTTACACCGCCTGATCTCGTCCTGCCGGACAGGGGAGAACCTGTTGGGCAGGGGCAGTGTATTAATACAAGTGAAAGCAACGCGGTCGTTTAGA encodes:
- a CDS encoding N-acetylmuramoyl-L-alanine amidase, which codes for MKTYRFLSVWLGCCGALMALPTLATASDLSTHLDAASGSPVTSQPHQISQGLFSSQIATLQAIELSEDGSQLILRTDRAVGQVNSGWQQRVTSHRIELSNTQLAPQVMLPDLTDHPGLVSMRVEQADATTVVVQLELVARVQVGTIRQLDGQRLAVPLGGTSTSTPITSEAIAARIADITLPNVAHLRPLIVIDPGHGGSDPGAVGISGLREKDIVFPVAQRVAALLEQQGAQVVLTRQDDRTLDLAPRVQTAERYGADMFISLHANAISMSRPDVNGVETYYYSSSDRQVAEAIQRSLVQATSMRDRGAKSARFYVLVNTSMPSALVEMGFVTGSEDAALLANPEFRELIAHAIARGILDYAQANP